The genomic DNA ATTCAGAGACATCGTCCTGTGACCTTCCATCAGTGAACACGATGGTGACTCGCTGCGTGTTCGGCCGGGCTCCTTCTCTGGATGAGAAGCTGGACTCGAACATGTGACGTAAGGCTGAGCCGGTTCTGGAGCCCCTCCCCATGTACTCCATCCGACGCACAGCCTGCTTGATGCTGTCCACTGTGACGTACTGACCCAGCGTGAACTCTGTGCGCACCTTGGTTGAGTACTGGATGAGGCCCACATGAGTGCCGGTCCTGGAAATGTCCAGAGAGTCCACAATGCTGTTCACAAACTGCTTCACCAACTCAAAATTGGCAGGACCCAGACTCTTGGAGCCGTCGATCACAAAGACCAAATCCAGGACTCCGTCGTGACACTCCGGTTCTGTCAGGAGCCAAAACAGGAGGTTTGAGTTCATGCATTTGAATTTCAAGAAGAGCTTCCACTAATACATGCTCTCCTACTTTTACAGCTCCTTTTATCTTCAGCCAGCACGAATCCCTCAAAGCATTTGCACATGTAGGAGCTGCCGCTGGTCACGCACTGGTGCTCACAGCCGTGGTCCACTGTTTGACACACGTCCACACCTGAGGAGGTCGATTTGTTGTGTCAGAGAGATCATACGACACAAAGTCAACAGCATGGTGCAGCATGCAAACCGCTGCACAGAGAACAGGTTTTGATCATTGAGCCTCAAATGCAGTTTCTGTTTAATTCAcaaataattgtgtgaatgtttagtaatcattcacactctagtgattctcctgctcctttctgtacatttttggcacctacaaactcaatcacactttcagcaagttcaacaatctttttttttttaagctttcagattccaaatatttttaacagattATTATAAACCCTTAGTTTTGATCGTTTTTTGACAGATACTTGACTTAAACTAGTTTCAAGGTTTTTCtgagatttcatcaatcttgtatcaaaacgttcagctcgttcaggacattactgtttgcatttttttgttttcataaactttatagtttttgaaatattgagcaaaatttgCCCCatgggaaatgaatgagaaagtcttcaaattttataattttaaggTGATTATAGaggctttaaatatattcatgggttaCGTGTTCATCTTTTATATTAGTTTACAAAGtattgggagtttagctaatattttagcaacatgctaacacttttggctaatttgctatctactgaggtttttataggccagtttagagtttagcttcaattttagcaacatgctaacgtttttgacaaatttagtttactgaggaattttaggctactttggatcTTAACTACggtagtatttaagcaacatgctagctatttttgactaatttggcatctcctgaggttttttgagctaatttgtagtttagctcatgtgcaacacaaaatgttaatgcaAAACTGGCATATATTGtggatttttaagtaattatactacaattttttctgaaattgaggtcaacttcagcgctctttatTAGTTCTTTAATgtaatttccagtcttttagcaaattaaacttttgcaaatagcttttgcttttccagtaaatcccttcagcaattaaagtcaagtgtgtcaccattttcagcaaaaagcttcagcatcttcagtgaatattttccacaaaagcattcacacaagcattatcacaggtaatgtgaTTTTCCTAGTTCACTTTTACATTGTTTTCTTATCAAATAAATGTTCtgcttctgtttaaaaaaatccgcATCACATGATGTTTGGTTTCACTCACTCTGGCACGTCTTTCCATTGGGTTGCAGCACATATCCTTGCCTGCATTTGCACACACAGGAGTCCTCTGTGTTGACAGCCTCCTGCTCACAGCCATGCTTCCCGTCAGCACAATGGTCTGTCTCTGCAGGAAGACAAGCGTCACTTTCTGTGGACCAGCGTCTCCAGCAGGAATGGGATATTTGAAAAAGCCCCAGTTTAAGATGATTAGGATTTACACAGTGAAATGCTTCAGCTCAATTAGTTGTTTGActcacaatacaaaaaaaaaaccggGGCATATCTGCAGGTTTGCAACATATACTCCAGACTTTTATTTAAGGGAGTGTTGgtgatttactgttttttggGAATTAAacatggtttatttcaagcagtcaaagcaaaaataatacatttttgttataaatcaatccaatcaaaaacatgctcaaacacaaacatgtccaCTTACTGCTGCATGTCTTTCCATCAGGTCTGAGTGTGAATCCTTTcctacatttacacacacagcTGTCCTCAGTGTTCATGAACTCCTGCTCACAGCCGTGACGGCCGTCTGCACAGTGATCGatctctgcagcagaaagatCATGCATCGGTGCAGgtcttgtgtgttttgttttccagcaATTACAGTTAAACAGACATTCTTAATTCTgttggtccgggtgaatacttgattctgattggcagCAAGATTTCCGCTCAAAATAGCCAGAAAAAGAGAACTTTCATGAGAAACTCAAcagtctgttgtttttcttagaAATAAAAGCTATTCCATGAGAGAAATTGCCAAGAAACGGAAGATTTCCTTCAACGCTGTGTACTActctctttagagaacagcacaaacaggctctaaccAGAGTAGAAATAGAATATGGAGGTTCTGAGGAAGAAGATCTATACATTAGAGTCTCCAGTTTGAGAAATAGGCGCCTCATAGGTCCTCAACTAGCAACTTCATGAAAAAGTACCCACAAAATACTAGTGTTAACATTTACAGTGATGAGGCCACTTCAGGATGCTGGCCTTCAGGGCTGTGACAAAGTGTCATTGGTTACTTTTGTGTAGAGATGTTCTGCTGAAGCAGGTGGGTTGTCTCTGTATCGAATCTTTCCAATCGAAAGTGTCACCGGTGGAGTATCGACCGTTCGCTTCAGATTGCATATGATCACGTGACTTTCATTTCATCACTTGCAAATTGCCGACCAATCACTGCAGTTTTGAATTCAGAGCAGGAGTTTCAATAAGTCCGTTCTTTAGAGACATCACTCATCCTGTGTTTGTGGCCTTAAGAGAGTATTGATGAGTCGGTCGCAGATATTTAATTTCTCTTTCCATCAGCTTCTCCTCGTTTTCCTCACAGCAGCTGCACACGAACCGAGCACGTGAGAGAGAAAGCAGAGCGGACCCGTAGGATAGGCAAATGTTAAGGACGCTGCACATCCAGGGGACGCCAGGAagggaggaggaaaaaaataaaaggtaaaaaaaatactccagtTTTTGATGGAGAAAGATGAATTTAACTGACAATCTAGCCTTCTTTCCTTATCTCTAAACCTGTAACAATActtctataaatatttataatgcaATTGTTTCTAGTCTATATGTTGGTGTAGTGGTTAAAGCTCTCACCTGCTGGTGAGGAGTTACCTGGTTCAAGACTAGTTTAGTACAATGATAGAAGTggttattatttaagttttgaacaacaaaattaataaatacttgTTGCTCCATATTCCAGgcagtttttttgtctctgttcCGGATGGTGGTGctgtgggggggtggggtgggggtggggtgtttgaattgcttttttttgtgtgattgattgaaatatatatattttttctttttgtttacacatttttatttatattttgtgttgtggttgcaatgtttttgtaatgtttcatctttatttgtttaaaaggaaaaatattttaaaaatacgtAGTTGTAAGTAGGATTGTAGtactttgtatttattgtttattttttacattttatttgcagtgaataaatacatgtttattcatataaaacatagaaaaacatgcttttcagtattaaaaattcattttgtgcatcattttatattattattattagtaataCATTAATTAAATCAGCAACACAGTCTAAGAGGTGACTGGGAGCCAAAAGAGACAGTTTTCTAAGGATAGCCAGAAAAAGACCCTGCTTGCATCGTTGCTATGGTTACATTCCTTTATAAATATGGTCAAATTTTAATTCAGTTTGGCAGAACATTTCAATTACTGACATTTGCAATCAAGGATTAATACAAACctaacattttttcatattaataaaTGTGTACACACATTCAGCACAGACAGACCTACATATTAGCACTTGAAAAAGGATTTcactgttgtattttttttatgaaatttggtattttcaaaatatccttGATTCTTGTATACTCATCTTCCAAACAAACAGTATTTCCTTTGCAAATTGTACACATGAAATGTTGATTGTGACACAATCCTcattatgattatttatgaaagaaacagatttttgaaatcaaaagttttatttccacATGTGACTTAACACACATAATGACCCATTCATGCTCTCATGATACACTGcggtctttttttcttccattgtgatgcaattttgtAATCCGGCCAACAGATGTCACTAGTTTTTAATGTCTCAAATGCTTCTCAACCCTGAACCCTTTCAAtacaatttgattcatttggGTTCAGTGGTTCAGAAAGCTTTGGTTTCTCCATCTCTACTTTTGTGCTTACTCGTGTCCACCTGTTTCTTATGTATTATGGTCTGCTCACTTACTTCCTCACCAGACATGATTGGACAAATGTTTGTTAAGAtgcttggcagccattttggatGTGCAGCATCAACCATTTTGTGTGAGAGGGGTGTTGACGTTCACCCCTGCATTCTTTCTGCAGTGGTTTGAACCACTTGAGGTGAGGCCATAAAAGCAGAGCCATTTGTTTAGTGGAGGGTGGATGGAGTTGTCATGTTGGCTGGTGAAATGAACCAACTCCAAAAGCACTCATTGTGTTCACTTTAGCACAGCCGCTTTGTGCCCCTCTGTTACACGGACAGAGCGGCTCGTTCAGTCACCAGATCTAAATGAGCTGTTATGGGAGCAGCTTGATCAAATACGATAGATGAGCCCATCATTTCAAGGAAAACACATTAACATTAGTTAGTTATTCCACAGTAaatcacaacagcaagacagtggAAAGGATTTCTGTCCTTCAAATGTCTCTACAATGGACATGTCAGCATCTCTATTAAATTTTACCATCAACGACATCgttgactttaattttaaagagtttgtatgtctttcttttttgttcaccTCATGCTTGACACAGAGTAATTACCTGTTtataaataattgtattattaattaataaaataatctgataGTTGATAAACAGAGTTAATGGTGGATTTTTCTGAAGTGATCTAGGAAACTACTTATGAACTTTGTTTCTTTGGAACAAACTTTCctttcatcatctggacaaaattAAGCAGGAAGAGAGGAACTTTGCTTCTAAAATGATCCTTTGGATCCTTTATCATGACATTTTAGTTATAGATCATTCTCTTTTACTGCGGCACAGTGAGGCTCAATAGTTGTTGCCATGAAAACCTCTCATCAAATTGTTTCCTccttgtaaaaaatgttaaatacatAATAGATAACAAGACTAAAGTGGTAataattgattgaatatttattttttgtaagtgaccatagtATAAGCCTTTTGAAGATGCAACTAGACGGCCTCATAAAGATCTGTAATACCTATTATTAACTTATAAAATTACTTGaatgttttaattgaaagtAGAGTCAGTCTTACTTGTACATGTCTTTCCATCAGGTCTGAGTGTGAATCCTTTCCTGCATTTACACACACAGCTGTCCTCAGTGTTCATGAACTCCTGCTCACAGCCGTGACGGCCGTCTGCACAGTGATCGATCTCTGGAATGAGAGGAAAAGAGCAGGAGCATCGCTGGAGTTTACAAAAGCAGACACGTCACCTTTCTTGATCCTGCTGCAGTGTGATGtacactgaacaaaaatataagtaCTGCATTTTTACTCCCATTTGTCATGACATAAGCTCAAAGATctcaaacattttctacaaacacaaagTACCAATTTCTCTCGAACTGTTAACAGATGTGTCtacatcacgtgtcaaagtcaaggccccggggccggatccggccctccagccCTTGATACATGTGATTTAGAGGCTCTCACTGCTGCAGGTCTTGCCGTCCAGGTTGAGGATGTAGCCCTTCATACATCTGCAGACGAAGGACTCTGGAAGGCTGATGCAGCTGTGCTCACAGCCATGGATCCCCAGATCACAGTAGTCGATCCCTGATCAGAGGAAAGGTCTTATTAATGTCATTTTTggaagtagtagtagtagtagtagtagtagtagtagtagtagtgaaAGAGACAGTGTggtgtaaaacatttttcagaaacatttatcTCTGTCGCCCTGAATAGTCAAAcagctgctgttgtttttgttgggtAACACTGTGACAGCCTGGACTCAACTCTAAACTTCTGCTGGGGTGATGGTTGAAGCACATTTCTTTGAGGAAATCCTCAACATTTTACTCCCCAGTTACAAGAACCAGGAGAGCACAGAGAGCCTTTTCCAAAAGTGAAGGGACGAGATATCACTGGCCTTACAAATGGAAACGTCCCTATTTCACAATGCCTATCTAAGTAATCCCCACTCTGTAAAGTCATATATGTTCAAAATGTTGCCTTtatgttttcaagaaaaaagagaagagtGAGGAAAgtaaagaacacaaaaatactgTTGCAAGTCTTCCGATCCACAGTGAGCTCATATCCTGGACGACAGCGACACTCGTAGCCGTCAGGCAGGTTCGCACAGATGTGCTCACAGCCGTGATCCACCTCAGCACACCTGTCTTCAGCTGCAGACAGACGACAGGCAGGAGAGTCATCAACACCTCAGACATACACAGCAAAGAGCCTCCCTAACATGCTGTTCATCACATTTTCCATCATAACGACACACTGAAGAAGACTGTTTACCCCTTATTTTCTAAAGATTTAAGtcaccaaaaaatgttaaaattttaatttaaaataaataaatttaatacagactgctcaaaaaaaaaataacaaagggAACACTTCAAAAACACATTCTATACCAGAAGCAATGAAATATTCTTTTCAAATGCTCTATTCTTTGCTGAAACAAAAGGATAGAACAGAAGATATAAACATATCAGGATTCCTGGCACCGTTAGCAAATAATGTCTGTTTTTACTGTTGTAGGGCTgggtcataatttaaaaatttaatcataatttatttaatttaatttatcatgatttccagaaatgattcaattcacaaaagcCTGGATCGATTGCGatttttttgaattgttttgattcttcaattgaattttgagtttacacatttatacacatttgtttagaaatacattaataatctactatatgttttgaatatattaatattaatctgatccagttcacatactgtaaatgtatcagtgaaataatgagattgttaatatcatccagtgttacatggattatctaaaggagaagttctaactaaaatgttcagatcattaacattggaaacattgttctgcttctcctggaggacgtttcagtttggacactaggtggagatcacgctGTAGCAtcacactttattcaagaagaaaaagacggtattagcaaaaaactgtatttgagacctcaaatggttactttaaaaaatatttaattaaaatagtttgtaaaattaattcctgtgagtttataaagatgttaatttagtcagtaatatatgtttaggtcgaccgagcgttagcattagccgtcctatgggaaattccattaaacgttagtatcaagctagcagactttagctttatgtgttaaatcaatttatatttttatttaatcaatttttgatctattaaCCTTTTGATTGgcattgattttatcaacccagccccagtttttttattttggctggtGGTGCTTTTGGAGAGAAACAGAAGTTAAAAACCCAAAAGACaaagacatttcattttgtttttctgcggATTGTCAAGAGCAAACCATGAGATCAGCAGTGTTAAGGATCTGTCTGTGGAAGTGGAGCATCTGCAGAAGACAGCTTTCCAAAAGGACAGCAGACCATGAGCAGCTCATTTCCTAAAGAGCGAATCACCTTTGCATGTTTTGCCGTCGGGGTTgatgctgaaactttttctGCACTTGCACCTGTATGAGCCAGGGACGTTCATGCAGATGTGCTGACACTGATGGTCCACCACCTCACACAGCTTTGATCCTAATAGAGGCGCAAACATCCATAAACACTTCAGTCAAACAGATTGAATAATTCTCAGAGGGGGGCGCTGCTGAGGTTTGTTACCTTCACATAGTTTGGTCTGGAACACTGAGATCAGAGTCTCTATCTGGCTAAAGTTGGCCACCAGGTGGACATGCTCAGAGTGAGGCTCACTCCCGATGGCCTTCAAGATCTTCATGTCCACTCTGCCAACTCCAATAGCAAAGATCTGGATGCCAGCATTTCTAGCTTCAGCTGCGACCTCCTTCACCGAGTCCTGAGGTCTCCCATCCGTCACAATCATGGCGATTCGTGGGATGTGCATGTTCAGGGGTCGGGCTCCCTGCTCCTCAGTGAACGCTGTCTCCATGGTGTACTGGATGGCCAAACCAGTCATGGTCCCCGTGGCGAGGTGCTCCATGTCCCCCACAGCCTGCTCCACCTCCGCTCTGCTGCTGTACGTGTTGAGAGAGAACTCAGGCTGAACCACACTGCCGTACTGCAGCAGGCCAACGCGGGTGGCATCATGGCCGATGTCCAGGAACTGCAGCAGGTTAATGATGAAGGTCTTGACCTTCTCGTAATCTTCGGAGCGGATGCTTCTAGAGCTGTCAATGACAAAGACAAAGTCCAGCGGGATGGCTTTGCAGGGATTCTCTGCAATCAAAGAGAAGTTTGTTATGCTTTCAAAGACTAGAGGAACGAGGAGTTCATGGAGTTTGGTGAGCAGTGAGTCACATACCCACTGCACCGCTCTGGACTGCTGTGCCATTTGTCCCTGGGGCACTTCTGGGGCGGTGTCTGTCCATCTGCACAGAGTTACACCACAGCAGACAGAGGAGGCTGAGGGCCACACACCTCATTCTGATGAGAGGGGACAGCTGCAGCACAAAAACAAGAGCGGATGCAGAGGAAACACTCAACTAAACAGTCCCAGACGACCACACAGAACAGAAATGAGTCAAAGCAAACAACTGTCTCAGCCTGCAGCCATGGGTCTATTTGAAAGAGACCAAGTGGTTAAATAAACCTGAAGTGATATATTTAGCCTAAGATGAGCTGAGCTTGTCATATCTGTGTGCATGTGACACAACTTTGCAATTCTTCTGTCATCAGCAGAGAAACTCTGCTTCTTTCTCAGGTTTCACCCTATCGCTGCAACATTGATACCacaccccgcccccttcccagccctggtaacatcttcatctctgaacTGGCACCTTGATTTATTCAATGACAACAAATGCTGCTCACACATtctaaaaaagttataaaccaggggtgtcaaactcaatcacacaagaggccaaaatcaaaacacaccttaggtcgcagctgaacaggataaacatttatagaacactctaaaactaaatttttaaaactttaaaaccgtaacttttaacataattatcacctgtgataatgctagtgtgagtactgtaagctgaatttggccgctgaagatgcaaaactgatagctaaaaacactgaagctgatagctgaagacaaatagctgttagccagctaaaaatcttagtaaatggaaaatagtccaaaaggctaacagaatgccaagttttaaaactgtaactttttgacataattctgaataataaaaaggcaggaatattattccagaataaatcaacttaaaccttaaataactttcaatattttactctccataaaaatatattttgtcaaaattatacaagttagaaataaacgcaagataacatcgggtcattaataacaataaaataaaatgatctgaagggccggatagaatcacctggagggccggatatggcccccgggccttgactttaacacatatGGTAACTCTTTCTTACGTCAACATGAAACTGTTAGTAGCTGCAGTGTATTTTGCAGAGTAATGAGAATCAATTTTTACAGTACGCTACTCCTGAAACACATTCATTTCTCGCTTTGTTGACAaaacagtttaaccctttaacactggagatccAGTGTTTagattctttgatttactgtaacttttcaaccgttgacatgatcaacgtaagtgcagtagattctgaatctccttcagaatctactgctGTCAAAGCTTTCTCTGTTGGCCTGAATTACTGAACATTTATACAACTGGAATCATGCAATGTTTAAAGCTGGTTTGTGTCAATAAAGTGCAATATTCTTCAGTCTTCATTCGTTGTGTAACTAaaattagttctttttttttttaattcataaattgTATTATGTTTCATCACGCACAATAGTATGTGGATGTAACATTTAATTTGTCTGCCTGCTCTTATATAGATGAGTGATCAGGTTCTGCCATAGGCCTTCAGAATCCAGAGTGCAGACGGTTGTCCACTATAAGCCAATGGGAGGCAGTGACAGTCTCTAGAGTTCTAACTCGCCTAACTctaatctgacaatcacccacctgttaCTAAGCTCTGCACAGAGCCTGactctgtgtgaagtattgtttgtgcctctctgcctgcattactgagcgtttcattctggacctgatcttctgtttctgaccctgcttcatctgattgcttgctgcctgccctgaccctcgcctgaactctgactactctactctcttcATGGATGATCCCATGTTCATGAGtcacctctgcctgtctgactccGATTTATCTTTGTGGAc from Oryzias melastigma strain HK-1 linkage group LG16, ASM292280v2, whole genome shotgun sequence includes the following:
- the LOC112156691 gene encoding matrilin-2 — its product is MRCVALSLLCLLWCNSVQMDRHRPRSAPGTNGTAVQSGAVENPCKAIPLDFVFVIDSSRSIRSEDYEKVKTFIINLLQFLDIGHDATRVGLLQYGSVVQPEFSLNTYSSRAEVEQAVGDMEHLATGTMTGLAIQYTMETAFTEEQGARPLNMHIPRIAMIVTDGRPQDSVKEVAAEARNAGIQIFAIGVGRVDMKILKAIGSEPHSEHVHLVANFSQIETLISVFQTKLCEGSKLCEVVDHQCQHICMNVPGSYRCKCRKSFSINPDGKTCKAEDRCAEVDHGCEHICANLPDGYECRCRPGYELTVDRKTCNRIDYCDLGIHGCEHSCISLPESFVCRCMKGYILNLDGKTCSKIDHCADGRHGCEQEFMNTEDSCVCKCRKGFTLRPDGKTCTKIDHCADGRHGCEQEFMNTEDSCVCKCRKGFTLRPDGKTCSKTDHCADGKHGCEQEAVNTEDSCVCKCRQGYVLQPNGKTCQSVDVCQTVDHGCEHQCVTSGSSYMCKCFEGFVLAEDKRSCKKPECHDGVLDLVFVIDGSKSLGPANFELVKQFVNSIVDSLDISRTGTHVGLIQYSTKVRTEFTLGQYVTVDSIKQAVRRMEYMGRGSRTGSALRHMFESSFSSREGARPNTQRVTIVFTDGRSQDDVSEWASKAKNSGITIYALGIGKAIEQELREIASEPDEMHLYYAESFEKMGEITQKLKSRMCTDKPADESMCQCENIKTFQNHVTEKLNNLAQKNILCPLVWLCCISCVGQSEL